From a region of the Vibrio orientalis CIP 102891 = ATCC 33934 genome:
- a CDS encoding glutathione S-transferase family protein — protein sequence MIKIISFKICPFVQRVTAALEAKKIPYEIEYISLSDKPQWFLDISPNGQVPLLVTETGTALFESDAIIEYIEDEFGPLEQGVTNEQRALDRAWSYLGSKHYLPQCGTMRSSDQATLTEKVANLAKAFAKVEKQVAGPFFIGEQLSNVDMAWLPLLHRAYIIKAHTCFDMLDGFPKVQAWQQQLMETGLVEKTVAEDFEAAFTGFYLSEQTFLGKGEDCKPNNGCGTNCC from the coding sequence ATGATTAAGATTATCAGCTTTAAAATTTGTCCATTCGTGCAACGTGTAACGGCGGCGTTAGAAGCGAAGAAGATCCCATACGAGATTGAATACATCAGCCTAAGTGATAAACCTCAATGGTTCTTAGATATCTCACCAAATGGTCAAGTACCGTTGCTTGTGACGGAAACGGGCACAGCATTGTTTGAGTCTGATGCGATCATTGAGTACATCGAAGATGAGTTTGGGCCACTAGAACAAGGCGTGACTAACGAGCAACGCGCACTCGACCGCGCATGGAGCTACTTAGGCTCTAAACATTACTTGCCGCAATGTGGCACTATGCGCAGCAGTGACCAAGCAACACTGACAGAGAAGGTAGCCAACCTCGCTAAAGCGTTCGCTAAGGTAGAAAAGCAAGTGGCTGGCCCATTCTTTATAGGCGAGCAACTTAGCAACGTTGATATGGCGTGGTTACCTTTGCTGCACCGCGCTTACATCATCAAAGCGCACACCTGTTTTGATATGCTCGATGGTTTTCCAAAAGTTCAAGCGTGGCAACAGCAGCTTATGGAAACTGGCCTAGTAGAGAAAACAGTCGCGGAAGACTTTGAAGCGGCATTTACCGGTTTCTACCTATCTGAGCAAACCTTCCTTGGTAAAGGTGAAGACTGCAAGCCAAACAACGGCTGTGGCACAAACTGCTGTTAA
- a CDS encoding BCCT family transporter: MTSVPKNTHKLLVSAGAGVILTLCFVYVLLAPEASTDMFANLKNYIAHKFAWFYMGSVALFITILIFSACSRVGDLRLGKDNERPEFSGFAWGSMLFSTGMGIGLVFFGVAEPVMHYMNPPIVEAQTDVAVREAMNITFFHWGINAWAIYTIVALVISYAAYRKGRPLEMRSAFYPIFGERINGPLGVAIDVFAVLATVVGIVTPLGFGVQQINAGLNYVLGVEISTGNQIVLITIIGVMTCISLVLGLKKGIKALSLINICVAIGLMTYVFLASNTTFILNSTVENIGNYLASFVPLSFDTYAFTNPDWFYGWTLFYWAWWIAFAAPTGLFIARISRGRTIREFVVGVLVIPVGFSFAWLTIFGNSALDLIHNQGVEELSAAVMTNSSSALFKFFELVSDWSLPSYLALFSIFVFFITTSDSGTLVINTLTSKDEDNAPISQRIGWVIAISGITSLLLMSGGMTAIQSLLVIMGCPFAIMVTMMSYGFMKSVYIEVYSPATKTRGAELDEVIRKAEQTEIEYRKAQVIHGGK; the protein is encoded by the coding sequence ATGACATCCGTACCTAAAAACACTCATAAATTATTAGTAAGCGCAGGGGCTGGGGTAATTTTAACTCTGTGCTTTGTCTATGTTTTACTTGCTCCAGAAGCAAGCACTGACATGTTCGCAAACCTGAAGAACTATATCGCACATAAGTTTGCCTGGTTTTACATGGGCAGTGTGGCGTTGTTTATCACTATCTTGATTTTCAGTGCTTGTAGCCGAGTCGGAGACTTAAGGCTTGGCAAAGATAATGAGAGGCCGGAGTTTTCTGGGTTTGCGTGGGGTTCGATGCTATTCAGTACAGGGATGGGTATTGGGCTTGTATTTTTCGGCGTCGCCGAGCCTGTCATGCACTACATGAATCCTCCTATCGTTGAGGCTCAGACAGATGTTGCAGTTAGGGAAGCAATGAACATCACGTTCTTTCACTGGGGAATCAATGCATGGGCTATTTACACCATTGTCGCGCTTGTTATTTCTTACGCAGCCTATCGTAAAGGCCGTCCACTAGAAATGCGAAGTGCGTTTTATCCAATCTTTGGCGAGCGAATCAACGGACCATTAGGCGTAGCCATTGATGTCTTTGCTGTACTTGCAACAGTGGTTGGTATCGTTACCCCCCTTGGATTTGGTGTACAGCAAATCAACGCAGGCTTAAACTATGTACTTGGCGTCGAGATTAGCACAGGCAATCAAATTGTCCTGATTACAATCATTGGAGTAATGACATGTATTTCGCTAGTACTTGGCCTAAAGAAAGGGATTAAAGCTCTATCACTCATCAATATTTGTGTCGCAATTGGACTAATGACGTATGTATTTTTAGCCTCTAATACCACCTTCATCCTTAATTCAACCGTTGAGAATATTGGCAACTATTTAGCGAGCTTTGTACCACTGTCTTTTGATACTTACGCTTTTACCAACCCAGATTGGTTTTATGGTTGGACACTTTTTTACTGGGCGTGGTGGATTGCTTTTGCTGCACCAACTGGACTGTTTATTGCTCGAATTTCACGTGGTAGAACAATACGAGAGTTCGTGGTAGGTGTACTTGTTATTCCGGTAGGGTTTTCTTTCGCATGGCTGACAATATTCGGTAATAGTGCGTTGGACCTTATTCATAACCAAGGTGTTGAGGAGCTAAGTGCGGCTGTAATGACAAACTCTTCATCGGCGCTGTTTAAGTTTTTTGAGTTGGTATCTGATTGGAGTTTACCTAGTTACTTAGCATTATTCAGTATTTTCGTATTCTTTATAACGACCTCCGATTCGGGCACGCTTGTTATCAATACTCTGACGTCAAAAGATGAAGATAATGCTCCGATTTCACAACGTATTGGCTGGGTAATAGCAATTTCTGGTATCACTAGCTTGTTACTAATGAGTGGAGGCATGACCGCCATTCAATCGCTACTCGTTATTATGGGATGCCCTTTCGCCATTATGGTCACGATGATGAGTTATGGGTTTATGAAGTCTGTGTATATTGAAGTCTATTCACCCGCAACCAAAACGAGAGGAGCAGAATTGGATGAAGTGATTAGAAAAGCAGAGCAAACGGAGATTGAATATAGGAAAGCTCAAGTCATCCATGGTGGAAAGTAA
- a CDS encoding ArsR/SmtB family transcription factor encodes MELEVVAKALKELGHPTRLSIYKSVVKAGYQGIAVGSLQEALGIPGSTLSHHISSLASAGLLSQRREGRTLFCVAEYQCLEGVIGFLQDECCADERC; translated from the coding sequence ATGGAACTTGAAGTTGTTGCTAAAGCGCTCAAAGAGCTAGGGCATCCTACACGTCTTTCGATTTACAAGTCAGTAGTAAAGGCGGGATATCAAGGTATTGCAGTCGGGAGCCTACAAGAAGCGCTTGGTATACCCGGTTCGACGCTTTCTCACCATATATCTAGCCTGGCATCAGCGGGGTTGTTGAGTCAGCGCCGTGAAGGGCGCACACTATTTTGTGTCGCCGAGTATCAATGCCTTGAAGGGGTAATTGGCTTCCTACAAGATGAGTGTTGTGCTGATGAGCGCTGCTAG
- a CDS encoding aldo/keto reductase, with translation MEYVQLGNSGLKVSRLCLGTMNMGSKEWKPWIFDEKESEPIIRHAIDNGVNFIDLADFYSYGAGEEVVCNVLNRIGQRDKLIVTTKVGYQMNDDINAQGHSRQHIMNSIDASLKRMKMDYVDIYMLHFFDVNTPVEETMCALNDIVRSGKARYIGVSTMYTWQLAKIIQVCDQNGWVKPINMQLQYNCAYREEEREMIPYCQDQGIGVSVFSPLARGILTNDMQSNRNKTDFFTAEMYNDKASFDVSTSVARVAERHNVAPAQVAQAWVLSKQYVSSMLVGADTPEQFNSALAALEMNLDQDDIFELERNYTPCDIINDYTAGNRIPRSARLPKGIYAK, from the coding sequence ATGGAATACGTACAACTGGGTAACTCTGGCCTCAAGGTGTCTCGTTTGTGCCTTGGTACAATGAATATGGGCTCTAAGGAATGGAAACCTTGGATCTTTGATGAGAAAGAGAGCGAACCAATCATTCGCCATGCTATTGATAATGGTGTTAACTTCATTGACCTTGCAGACTTCTATTCGTATGGAGCTGGTGAAGAAGTTGTTTGTAATGTACTCAATCGCATTGGACAACGCGACAAGCTGATTGTAACGACTAAAGTTGGCTACCAAATGAATGATGACATCAACGCGCAAGGCCACTCTCGCCAGCATATAATGAACTCGATTGATGCGTCGCTAAAGCGCATGAAGATGGACTATGTAGATATTTACATGCTTCATTTCTTTGATGTAAATACGCCTGTTGAAGAAACAATGTGCGCTCTTAATGATATCGTACGATCAGGTAAGGCTCGCTATATTGGTGTTTCAACCATGTATACATGGCAGCTCGCCAAAATCATTCAGGTATGTGATCAAAACGGTTGGGTAAAGCCAATCAACATGCAATTGCAATATAATTGCGCCTACCGAGAAGAAGAGAGAGAGATGATTCCATATTGCCAAGACCAAGGTATTGGGGTGTCGGTATTTAGTCCTCTTGCTCGAGGTATCCTCACCAATGATATGCAGTCTAACCGAAACAAGACTGATTTCTTTACTGCGGAAATGTATAACGACAAGGCTTCATTTGATGTTTCTACTTCTGTTGCTCGTGTAGCCGAAAGGCACAACGTAGCCCCGGCTCAGGTAGCCCAAGCTTGGGTACTATCAAAACAATACGTTTCATCGATGTTGGTTGGTGCCGATACACCTGAACAATTCAATAGCGCCTTAGCTGCTTTGGAGATGAATCTAGATCAAGATGATATATTTGAGTTAGAACGCAATTACACGCCTTGCGATATAATTAATGATTATACTGCAGGCAATCGTATTCCTCGATCTGCTCGTCTTCCTAAAGGCATATATGCTAAATAA
- a CDS encoding LysR family transcriptional regulator, translating to MRQLPSLNAVRVFEVAGTHLSFTAAANILNVTQGAVSKQIKQLEEYLGVPLFKRTSTRGLLELTPIGEQVLSTISRSLSEVEKGLEVIRNPNLQQRLAILAPPTFTSRWLSVHLVNFAKAFPQYDLQIYSKREQSTLYDIEILFDEVGEFYAKDNLLFKEKYIAVCNQDLVTESMNIEAHTHKMLHIRHHGHNLPAWKDWLDSANIQLVEGHRKGISMSTQEQVINTAIAGGGFAVVDLNMVYHSLKKQELIQFHPLQCRSRYGYFIHVPTPKVGTSKVEAFLSWLKEECLSVS from the coding sequence ATGAGACAACTACCCTCGCTTAATGCCGTTCGAGTATTTGAAGTTGCAGGCACCCACTTGAGTTTCACTGCTGCGGCAAACATCTTAAATGTTACGCAGGGGGCGGTTAGCAAACAGATAAAACAACTCGAGGAGTATTTGGGTGTACCGCTTTTCAAACGCACATCTACTCGTGGTCTATTGGAATTAACACCAATCGGGGAGCAAGTGCTTAGCACGATTTCTCGCTCTCTTTCTGAGGTAGAAAAAGGGCTAGAGGTTATCCGCAACCCTAATCTCCAGCAACGATTGGCTATTCTTGCCCCTCCCACCTTTACCAGCCGTTGGTTGAGTGTTCACCTCGTTAACTTTGCTAAAGCATTCCCTCAATATGACTTACAGATCTACAGCAAACGAGAGCAAAGTACTCTGTATGATATTGAGATCCTTTTTGATGAAGTTGGTGAGTTCTATGCAAAAGACAACTTGTTGTTTAAAGAAAAGTACATTGCGGTTTGCAATCAAGACCTAGTTACCGAGAGCATGAATATTGAGGCCCATACACATAAAATGCTCCATATTCGTCATCATGGTCATAATCTCCCTGCATGGAAAGACTGGCTTGACTCAGCAAATATTCAATTGGTAGAGGGGCATCGAAAAGGCATTTCGATGAGTACTCAAGAGCAGGTAATCAATACCGCTATCGCTGGTGGAGGGTTCGCGGTTGTTGATTTGAACATGGTATATCACTCACTTAAAAAACAAGAACTGATTCAATTCCATCCTTTGCAGTGTCGCAGCAGATATGGGTACTTCATTCATGTCCCGACTCCCAAAGTCGGCACGAGTAAAGTTGAGGCATTTCTCTCTTGGTTGAAAGAAGAATGCCTTAGCGTGTCTTAG
- a CDS encoding 6-phospho-beta-glucosidase, with product MTHKKTLKVAVIGGGSSYTPELVEGLLERNHELPLSELWLVDIDEGMHKTEIIGDLARRMIAKTGCDIKVTVTTDRKAALAGADFVCSQFRAGGIKARLRDERIAVKYGMIGQETNGLGGFSNACRTIPIALEIAKEMEELCPKAWLLNFTNPSGMVTEALLKHSTIRTVGLCNIPVNMERDIAPMLKAEQKDVTLQIAGLNHMVWARKVLHEGKDKLSEVVDMLNDGNMAMTPKNIKPFQWDKDLLANMGMIPCAYLRYYYQSKDIIDEEFEDAKGENNRAAQVARIEEEVLKIYSDPTLETKPKILEKRGGAYYSEAACELMSSIHNNKRTIMHVNTRNNGAIAGLPDDCAVEVSSVITSTEILPLNVAPFPSDTLALIQLMKQFETLTVKAAIDGDLNAAHRALILNPIVDSGSHLDAALKETVRENIEFMPKFAHVLNK from the coding sequence ATGACACACAAAAAAACACTTAAAGTCGCGGTAATCGGTGGCGGCTCTAGCTACACACCAGAGCTTGTTGAAGGTCTTCTTGAGCGTAACCATGAACTACCACTTAGCGAGTTATGGCTTGTTGATATCGATGAAGGCATGCACAAGACTGAAATCATTGGTGATCTTGCTCGTCGTATGATTGCTAAGACCGGTTGTGACATCAAAGTCACTGTAACAACGGATCGTAAAGCGGCTCTTGCAGGTGCTGATTTTGTTTGTTCTCAATTCCGTGCAGGTGGCATTAAAGCGCGTCTACGTGATGAGCGTATCGCGGTAAAATACGGCATGATTGGCCAAGAGACGAACGGCCTGGGTGGCTTCTCTAACGCGTGTCGTACTATCCCAATCGCGTTAGAAATCGCTAAAGAGATGGAAGAGCTTTGCCCTAAAGCTTGGCTACTAAACTTCACTAACCCGTCAGGCATGGTGACAGAGGCACTGCTTAAGCACTCAACTATCCGTACTGTTGGCTTATGTAACATCCCAGTAAACATGGAGCGTGACATTGCTCCAATGCTTAAAGCTGAGCAAAAAGACGTAACGCTTCAGATTGCAGGTCTTAACCACATGGTTTGGGCTCGTAAGGTTCTACATGAAGGTAAAGACAAGTTATCTGAAGTCGTCGATATGCTTAACGATGGCAACATGGCTATGACGCCGAAGAACATCAAGCCGTTCCAGTGGGACAAAGACTTGCTGGCTAACATGGGCATGATCCCTTGTGCTTACCTACGTTATTACTACCAGTCTAAAGACATCATTGATGAAGAGTTCGAAGATGCTAAGGGCGAAAATAACCGCGCTGCTCAAGTTGCTCGTATCGAAGAAGAAGTACTTAAGATTTACAGCGATCCAACGCTTGAGACTAAGCCTAAGATCCTTGAAAAACGTGGCGGTGCTTACTACTCAGAAGCGGCTTGTGAGCTTATGAGCTCAATCCATAACAACAAGCGTACAATTATGCACGTTAACACTCGCAACAATGGCGCAATTGCTGGTTTACCAGATGACTGCGCAGTAGAAGTGAGCTCAGTTATCACTAGTACTGAGATTCTACCTCTAAACGTGGCGCCGTTCCCGTCTGATACGCTTGCTCTGATTCAGCTAATGAAGCAGTTCGAAACGCTCACGGTGAAAGCGGCTATTGATGGGGACCTAAATGCTGCGCACCGAGCTCTAATCCTCAACCCAATCGTAGATAGTGGCTCACACCTCGATGCAGCGCTAAAAGAGACAGTTCGCGAGAACATCGAATTTATGCCTAAGTTCGCACACGTACTAAACAAGTAA
- a CDS encoding aldehyde dehydrogenase family protein yields METQYNLAITAAKEWLSKDKKQFIGGQWVLGNSENNWMVTNPSNRDVLCNIPLADEQLVEEAAAVASQAHQSGVWSQISRTARAQVLSDIAQVIRDHTEVLAVLETLPNGKLLTESLADDIPTCADIFEYYAGWTDKFYGETSPVDPEYLNFTNKEPVGVCALIAPWNFPLYQAALKIAPALAMGNTVILKPSEFTPLTSLYLIEKIVESVDIPDGVLNLVIADGAASNQLTVSNNVQKVSFTGSTPIGRKIIENSGQSNMKSVTLELGGKSPCIFFEDTENLDAAIDRAFTVMFSHKGEKCSEPTRFLIQEGIYDYVLEKLIAKAEAVKCGDPLDPESEQGPQCNEAQFNKIMSYIEIGKTEAKLVAGGERDTLNGNEQGYFVRPTIFSEVPEDARIAREEIFGPVLSCIKFKTEEDAIRIANNTEYGLAAGIYTSNVTRAHRMVDKIDAGMVFVNKYGCYGLASPFGGFKQSGWGKEMAIHSLSSYTKTKSIWVYYGES; encoded by the coding sequence ATGGAAACCCAATACAACCTTGCGATTACTGCAGCCAAAGAATGGCTGAGCAAAGACAAAAAACAATTTATTGGCGGCCAATGGGTTCTTGGTAACTCAGAGAATAATTGGATGGTAACCAATCCTAGTAACAGAGATGTGTTGTGTAACATCCCTTTAGCTGATGAACAACTGGTTGAAGAAGCGGCGGCTGTTGCCTCACAAGCTCACCAATCTGGCGTATGGAGCCAAATAAGTAGAACGGCGCGTGCCCAAGTTCTTAGCGATATTGCTCAAGTTATTCGTGACCATACTGAAGTTTTAGCGGTGCTAGAGACGCTTCCAAATGGCAAACTCTTAACAGAGTCATTAGCAGACGATATTCCAACTTGTGCTGACATCTTTGAGTACTATGCCGGTTGGACTGATAAGTTTTATGGCGAAACGTCACCTGTCGATCCTGAATACCTTAACTTCACGAATAAAGAACCGGTTGGGGTATGTGCACTTATCGCACCTTGGAACTTCCCTCTTTATCAGGCTGCACTGAAAATCGCTCCGGCTTTAGCTATGGGGAATACGGTCATTCTTAAACCATCCGAGTTTACACCTTTGACCTCTCTATACTTGATAGAAAAGATTGTTGAAAGCGTTGATATTCCAGACGGTGTTTTAAACCTAGTTATTGCTGATGGCGCAGCTTCAAATCAGCTTACAGTCAGCAATAACGTCCAAAAAGTCTCCTTTACCGGAAGTACACCTATTGGTCGCAAAATCATTGAAAATAGCGGCCAATCAAACATGAAATCAGTCACGCTTGAGCTTGGCGGTAAGTCTCCTTGTATTTTCTTCGAGGACACCGAAAACCTAGACGCTGCGATCGACCGTGCTTTTACTGTGATGTTCTCTCACAAAGGTGAAAAATGCTCCGAACCAACGCGATTTTTAATCCAAGAAGGGATTTACGATTACGTTCTTGAGAAGCTAATTGCCAAAGCTGAAGCGGTAAAATGCGGAGATCCACTAGACCCTGAAAGTGAACAAGGGCCTCAGTGTAATGAAGCTCAGTTCAATAAAATCATGTCTTACATTGAGATCGGTAAAACAGAAGCAAAACTGGTAGCTGGTGGTGAGCGAGATACATTAAATGGTAATGAACAGGGCTACTTTGTTCGACCAACGATTTTCTCGGAAGTGCCTGAAGATGCACGAATCGCACGAGAAGAGATCTTCGGCCCGGTACTTTCTTGCATCAAATTCAAAACCGAAGAAGATGCAATTAGGATAGCCAACAACACTGAATATGGGCTTGCGGCAGGTATATACACGTCTAATGTCACTCGTGCGCACCGAATGGTTGATAAGATTGATGCTGGTATGGTGTTTGTGAACAAATATGGTTGCTATGGACTTGCTAGCCCATTCGGCGGCTTTAAACAAAGTGGTTGGGGTAAAGAGATGGCCATTCATTCGCTATCTTCTTACACCAAAACGAAGAGTATTTGGGTTTATTACGGCGAAAGCTAA
- the sigZ gene encoding RNA polymerase sigma factor SigZ, with the protein MSAASSSLNLEQVWAQYQQGLKKFLHTKVSNPDDVDDLQQEILIKTHQNLHTLKDADSVKSWLFQLANRTIIDFYRKRARYQRESEIQAEDLWFEQQEDLIEQEMAKCIQPFVNALPQEQASLLSEVDLKGASQKQLADKVGLSYSTLKSRVQKGRVELRKLFEDCCTLQLDKNGSVIDCEVKSDGCGKC; encoded by the coding sequence ATGAGCGCTGCTAGTTCCTCTCTCAATTTAGAGCAGGTCTGGGCTCAATATCAGCAAGGGCTCAAGAAATTCTTGCACACTAAAGTCAGCAATCCAGATGATGTTGATGACTTGCAACAAGAGATCCTGATTAAGACTCATCAAAATCTGCATACTCTGAAAGATGCCGACAGCGTTAAGTCTTGGCTATTTCAACTGGCTAACCGCACTATTATCGACTTCTACCGCAAGCGTGCTCGTTATCAACGGGAGAGTGAGATACAAGCAGAAGACCTATGGTTTGAACAGCAAGAAGATCTGATCGAGCAAGAGATGGCAAAGTGTATTCAGCCATTTGTTAATGCCTTACCGCAAGAGCAAGCTTCTCTATTGTCAGAGGTTGATCTTAAAGGCGCGAGTCAAAAGCAGCTCGCAGATAAAGTTGGATTAAGCTATTCGACGCTTAAGTCGCGAGTTCAAAAAGGCCGCGTTGAGCTAAGAAAACTGTTTGAAGATTGCTGTACTTTACAACTAGATAAAAACGGCAGCGTGATTGATTGTGAAGTAAAATCAGATGGTTGTGGAAAGTGCTGA
- the dddP gene encoding dimethylsulfonioproprionate lyase DddP, with product MTNQFVLGSNRKIDPSRRRATQLKPDGSVNDNDRVEIGPTALAFQEWADLGITPPNLHQMREYRLKRIVDQLQARDLAGVLLFDPLNIRYATDSTNMQLWIAHNHARACFVSAEGYMILWDFHNCEHLSAHLPLVKEVRNGASFFYFETGNRTNEHAHHFAKEIADIVKQYGGGSNRIAVDKIEIVGLRELDKQGLELFDGQEVMELARAVKNIDEINAMRCSIASTEIAMKKMQEATVPGVTENDIWSVLHAENIKRGGEWIECRILSSGPRTNPWFQECGPRVVKEGELLAFDTDLIGPYGFCADLSRTWLIGDVEATEEQRHLYRVAYEHIQHNMEILKPGMTFEEVTRSGLLLPEKYRPQRYGVMMHGVGLCDEYPSIRYPEDLEGHGYDGVLEPGMALCVEAYVGAVGGNEGVKLEDQVIITEDGFENLTNYPFEKELLK from the coding sequence ATGACAAACCAATTTGTACTTGGATCCAACCGAAAAATAGATCCGTCGCGTCGACGCGCAACACAATTAAAACCAGATGGAAGCGTGAACGATAACGATCGAGTTGAGATTGGACCTACCGCTCTAGCATTCCAAGAGTGGGCAGACCTAGGTATCACACCTCCCAATCTACATCAGATGCGGGAATATCGATTGAAACGTATCGTTGACCAACTTCAAGCTCGTGACTTGGCCGGAGTTTTGTTATTTGACCCCCTAAATATTCGTTACGCAACAGATTCGACCAATATGCAGCTTTGGATAGCTCACAACCATGCTCGTGCCTGTTTTGTATCTGCAGAAGGCTACATGATTCTTTGGGATTTCCATAACTGTGAACATTTATCCGCACACCTACCGCTTGTAAAAGAAGTACGTAACGGAGCCTCGTTTTTCTACTTTGAAACTGGAAATCGAACCAATGAGCACGCCCATCATTTTGCAAAAGAGATTGCAGACATCGTTAAGCAGTACGGTGGTGGGAGCAATCGTATCGCCGTAGACAAGATAGAGATTGTCGGCTTGCGTGAACTCGATAAACAGGGCCTTGAACTCTTTGATGGCCAAGAAGTAATGGAGTTAGCTAGAGCGGTTAAAAATATCGATGAGATTAATGCGATGCGCTGTTCGATTGCATCGACAGAGATAGCAATGAAGAAGATGCAAGAGGCGACTGTTCCTGGCGTTACTGAAAACGACATTTGGTCGGTGCTACATGCGGAGAACATCAAACGCGGTGGTGAGTGGATAGAGTGTCGAATTCTATCTTCAGGTCCTCGCACAAACCCATGGTTTCAAGAGTGTGGCCCTCGCGTAGTAAAAGAGGGAGAACTATTGGCGTTTGATACCGATCTCATTGGTCCTTACGGGTTCTGTGCAGACCTATCACGCACATGGTTAATCGGTGATGTAGAAGCCACCGAAGAACAGAGACATTTATACCGCGTGGCCTATGAGCATATCCAACACAACATGGAAATACTAAAGCCAGGTATGACATTTGAAGAAGTAACGCGCTCAGGCCTTTTACTTCCTGAAAAATACCGACCACAACGCTATGGCGTAATGATGCACGGCGTCGGTTTATGCGATGAATATCCTTCAATACGTTATCCAGAAGATTTAGAAGGTCATGGGTATGACGGTGTATTAGAGCCAGGCATGGCACTTTGTGTTGAAGCATATGTTGGCGCTGTCGGAGGCAACGAAGGGGTCAAATTGGAAGACCAAGTCATTATTACAGAAGATGGGTTTGAGAATCTAACGAATTACCCATTTGAAAAAGAGTTATTAAAGTAG
- a CDS encoding LysR substrate-binding domain-containing protein: MIENKQLLLSHLHTFSVAAKHLSFTVAAKELFMTQAAVSQRIKKLEGLLNFMLFVRKTRKLELTPEGSRVLGMLNTSFELIFSELSDIQKGELSGEICVGTSPYIAGAWIIPNLKEFRAMYPNLSIKLITKQNESDFQFDPLDIGIYYSNGNHPDHYSERLLRGRRVPICTPEYARKHKLFDNPHNLRHVNFIHSGGHTAWKRYLRELRLDIDCTVTSDLITHEHTTSLALQSMGVALGRMEFDRHLLETGELVAPFAVIDSDKGYDVVCPAGMEKRPKFQAFLLWLKDIIGQ, translated from the coding sequence ATGATTGAGAATAAACAGCTACTCCTTTCGCACTTACACACTTTTAGCGTAGCGGCTAAGCACCTTAGCTTTACCGTTGCAGCAAAAGAACTATTCATGACTCAAGCTGCGGTGAGTCAAAGAATTAAGAAATTGGAAGGGCTCCTTAATTTCATGCTATTTGTGCGTAAAACAAGAAAGCTTGAATTAACGCCAGAGGGATCTCGCGTTTTGGGAATGCTCAATACTTCCTTCGAACTCATTTTTTCCGAGCTCTCTGATATACAAAAAGGGGAGTTAAGTGGCGAGATTTGCGTGGGAACATCTCCCTATATAGCGGGGGCGTGGATCATACCGAACCTTAAGGAATTCCGCGCTATGTATCCAAACCTAAGTATAAAACTGATCACTAAACAGAATGAATCAGACTTCCAATTTGACCCCCTTGATATTGGGATCTACTACAGTAACGGGAATCATCCAGATCATTACAGTGAAAGATTACTTAGGGGGAGACGTGTACCTATTTGCACCCCTGAGTACGCGAGAAAGCATAAGCTATTTGATAACCCACATAACCTAAGACACGTTAACTTCATTCACAGTGGTGGGCATACCGCTTGGAAAAGGTATTTAAGAGAGCTAAGGCTTGATATTGATTGTACCGTTACGAGTGATCTAATCACACATGAACACACGACGAGTTTAGCGTTACAGTCAATGGGGGTCGCGTTAGGACGAATGGAGTTTGACCGTCACCTGCTAGAAACAGGTGAACTCGTCGCTCCATTCGCAGTCATCGACTCAGATAAAGGTTATGATGTGGTTTGCCCTGCGGGAATGGAAAAAAGACCAAAATTTCAAGCGTTCTTACTTTGGCTAAAAGATATAATTGGACAATAG